The proteins below are encoded in one region of Myxococcales bacterium:
- the tuf gene encoding elongation factor Tu, whose amino-acid sequence MSKEKFQRSKPHLNVGTIGHIDHGKTTTTAAITKVLSEKFGGSAISYADIAKGGTVRDDSKIVTIAVSHVEYETDNRHYAHVDCPGHADYIKNMITGAAQMDGAILVVSAADGPMPQTKEHVLLARQVGVPQIVVFLNKVDTVDDKDLLELVEMEVRDLLSKYEFDGDNIPVVPGSALGALQGKPEGVESILNLMKAVDEWIPEPKRDIDKPFLMAIEDVFSIKGRGTVVTGRVERGVIKVGEEVEILGFTDPKKTVVTGVEMFRKLLDQGQAGDNVGCLLRGIEKDQVERGQVLAHPGTLKTHKKFEGEVYVLKKEEGGRHKPFFTNYRPQFYMRTTDVTGTITLADDVKMVMPGDNVKINVELITVVALEDKQRFAIREGGRTVGAGVVTKILE is encoded by the coding sequence ATGTCGAAAGAGAAATTTCAAAGATCGAAACCCCACTTGAACGTTGGCACGATTGGTCACATTGACCATGGAAAAACAACGACCACCGCAGCCATTACCAAGGTGCTGAGCGAGAAGTTTGGCGGCTCTGCGATTTCCTATGCTGACATTGCCAAGGGCGGCACAGTGCGTGACGATAGCAAGATTGTCACGATTGCAGTGAGCCATGTGGAGTACGAGACGGACAACCGTCACTATGCACACGTGGACTGCCCCGGACACGCCGATTACATCAAAAACATGATCACGGGTGCTGCACAGATGGACGGCGCGATTCTGGTGGTAAGTGCTGCCGATGGCCCGATGCCGCAGACCAAAGAGCACGTGCTTTTGGCACGTCAGGTGGGTGTGCCGCAGATCGTCGTGTTCTTGAACAAAGTCGATACGGTGGATGACAAAGATTTGCTTGAGCTTGTGGAGATGGAAGTTCGCGACCTTCTGAGCAAGTACGAGTTTGATGGCGACAACATTCCAGTGGTTCCTGGTAGTGCGCTCGGAGCGCTTCAAGGCAAGCCAGAGGGTGTTGAGTCGATTTTGAACTTGATGAAGGCAGTGGATGAGTGGATCCCCGAGCCAAAGCGCGACATCGACAAGCCATTCTTGATGGCGATCGAAGATGTGTTCAGCATCAAGGGCCGCGGTACGGTGGTGACCGGACGTGTGGAACGTGGAGTGATCAAGGTTGGAGAAGAAGTGGAGATTCTCGGCTTCACGGACCCCAAAAAGACGGTGGTCACTGGCGTGGAGATGTTCCGCAAGCTGCTCGATCAGGGACAAGCTGGAGATAACGTGGGCTGTTTGCTACGTGGTATTGAAAAAGACCAGGTGGAGCGCGGTCAGGTGCTAGCGCATCCCGGAACGCTAAAGACACACAAGAAGTTTGAAGGTGAAGTGTACGTTCTAAAGAAGGAAGAAGGCGGAAGGCACAAGCCGTTCTTTACGAACTACCGTCCGCAGTTCTATATGCGCACAACGGATGTGACCGGAACGATCACCTTGGCAGATGATGTGAAGATGGTGATGCCCGGCGACAACGTAAAGATCAACGTGGAGTTGATTACCGTGGTGGCGCTTGAAGACAAGCAGCGCTTTGCGATTCGTGAAGGTGGCCGCACCGTCGGTGCCGGTGTTGTGACTAAGATTTTGGAGTAA
- the fusA gene encoding elongation factor G, which yields MARQYPLERTRNIGIMAHIDAGKTTTTERILFYTGVNYKIGEVHDGAATMDYMEQEQERGITITSAATTCFWKPLDGPYQDLDFRINIIDTPGHVDFTIEVERSLRVLDGAVAVFDGVAGVEPQSETVWRQADKYKVPRMCFVNKMDRAGANFPKALKSIRTRLGANGVAVQIPMGSEEFHRGIIDLVKMKGIEFQDDKLGAEFKEVDIPAEFAEEAKIYRDKLIEAVAEIDDALMERYLEGNAEFSQVEILAALRKGTLAQSLVPVFCGSAFKNKGVQQLLDGVVNFLPSPMDVPPVQGLKPGTDVVDTREASDDAPFSALAFKIINDPFVGQLTFLRVYSGSVQSGTAVLNTTKDKRERIGRLLLMHANKREDIKEIEAGNICAAVGLKTATTGDTLCSDKAPILLERMEFPDPVISVAVEPKTKVDQTKLGESLGKLAAEDPSFRAHTDEETGQTIISGMGELHLDIIVDRLKREFKVDCNVGQPEVAYREGIKDTVKIEGKYVKQSGGHGMYGHVWLELGPGEAGKGFVFEDKIVGGTIPREFIPSVEKGIKSSMQRGVLAGYPLVDLHAKLVDGSYHDVDSSGPAFEVAASMAFKDGAKKAGLFLLEPVMSVEVVVPEEYMGDVIGDLNSRRGKVTGMEDRGNAKVVDAEVPLATMFGYSTDLRSKTQGRATYSMQFHQYSAVPSNVQEEIVAKVRGF from the coding sequence ATGGCACGGCAATACCCATTAGAAAGAACCCGTAATATCGGGATTATGGCGCACATCGACGCGGGTAAAACCACGACGACTGAGCGTATTCTTTTCTATACGGGCGTGAACTACAAAATCGGCGAAGTACACGACGGCGCTGCGACCATGGATTACATGGAACAAGAGCAAGAGCGCGGCATCACCATCACATCGGCGGCAACGACCTGTTTTTGGAAGCCGCTTGACGGTCCTTATCAAGACCTCGACTTTCGCATTAACATTATTGATACGCCTGGGCACGTGGACTTTACCATTGAAGTGGAGCGTTCCTTGCGCGTGCTTGATGGTGCGGTGGCTGTGTTTGATGGTGTGGCTGGTGTTGAGCCTCAATCGGAGACTGTCTGGCGCCAAGCCGACAAATACAAAGTGCCGCGCATGTGCTTTGTGAATAAAATGGATAGAGCAGGCGCTAATTTTCCAAAAGCGCTCAAGTCCATTCGTACACGCCTGGGTGCAAACGGTGTGGCCGTTCAAATTCCCATGGGCAGCGAGGAGTTCCACCGTGGCATCATCGACTTAGTGAAAATGAAGGGCATCGAGTTTCAAGATGACAAGCTTGGCGCTGAGTTTAAAGAAGTCGATATCCCTGCTGAGTTTGCTGAAGAGGCTAAGATCTATCGCGATAAATTAATTGAAGCGGTTGCTGAAATCGATGATGCGCTCATGGAACGCTACCTCGAGGGCAACGCCGAGTTTTCGCAAGTTGAAATTCTTGCTGCGCTTCGCAAAGGAACGCTTGCTCAAAGCCTTGTGCCGGTGTTTTGTGGATCGGCTTTTAAGAACAAAGGCGTGCAACAGTTGCTTGATGGCGTCGTAAACTTTTTGCCATCCCCGATGGATGTGCCGCCTGTCCAAGGCCTAAAACCAGGTACGGATGTCGTTGATACGCGAGAGGCATCGGATGATGCACCGTTTAGCGCGCTCGCCTTTAAAATCATCAACGATCCGTTTGTAGGCCAGCTAACGTTCTTGCGTGTGTACTCGGGCTCTGTGCAAAGCGGCACTGCGGTGCTCAACACGACCAAAGATAAGCGCGAGCGCATTGGGCGCTTGTTGCTCATGCACGCCAACAAACGCGAAGACATTAAAGAAATCGAAGCCGGCAATATTTGTGCGGCGGTCGGATTAAAGACGGCCACCACTGGCGATACACTTTGCTCGGACAAAGCGCCGATCCTTTTAGAGCGCATGGAGTTTCCGGATCCGGTGATTTCCGTTGCGGTCGAACCGAAAACCAAAGTCGATCAAACCAAACTGGGTGAATCCTTAGGTAAACTTGCTGCTGAAGATCCTTCCTTCAGGGCGCATACCGATGAAGAAACGGGTCAGACCATTATTTCAGGCATGGGCGAGCTTCATCTTGACATCATCGTCGACCGCCTCAAGCGCGAGTTCAAAGTGGATTGCAACGTGGGTCAGCCTGAGGTCGCCTATCGCGAGGGCATCAAAGACACCGTTAAAATCGAAGGGAAATACGTCAAACAGTCCGGTGGCCATGGAATGTATGGTCACGTATGGCTTGAATTGGGCCCAGGCGAAGCAGGAAAAGGCTTTGTTTTTGAAGATAAGATCGTCGGGGGCACGATACCTCGAGAGTTCATTCCCTCCGTTGAAAAAGGCATTAAAAGCTCGATGCAGCGTGGTGTGTTAGCGGGTTATCCTTTGGTCGATCTGCACGCCAAGCTGGTAGATGGCTCCTATCATGACGTCGATTCTTCGGGTCCAGCTTTTGAAGTGGCTGCCTCGATGGCTTTTAAAGATGGGGCCAAAAAAGCCGGTCTTTTCCTACTTGAACCGGTGATGTCGGTCGAAGTTGTGGTGCCAGAAGAGTACATGGGAGATGTTATTGGTGATTTGAACTCGCGCAGAGGCAAAGTTACTGGTATGGAGGACCGCGGAAACGCCAAAGTGGTCGATGCTGAGGTTCCTCTTGCGACCATGTTTGGTTATTCAACCGATTTGCGAAGTAAAACACAAGGGCGCGCCACATACAGCATGCAGTTTCATCAGTACTCTGCGGTGCCCAGCAACGTACAAGAAGAAATCGTAGCCAAAGTAAGAGGCTTCTGA
- the rpsG gene encoding 30S ribosomal protein S7, with translation MPRRREVPKRKILPDPKFHERNVAKFMNVVMKGGKKSTAEGIVYGAFEIINQRYKEDPLDVFKRALDSVKPKVEVKSRRVGGATYQVPVEVRSDRRNALAMRWLTQYSRQRGEKTMIERLAAELVEASQGRGGAVKKREDTHRMAEANRAFAHFRW, from the coding sequence ATGCCACGCCGTCGCGAAGTTCCAAAACGCAAAATCCTTCCTGATCCCAAGTTTCACGAGCGCAACGTGGCCAAGTTCATGAACGTGGTCATGAAGGGTGGTAAAAAATCCACAGCTGAAGGCATTGTCTATGGCGCATTTGAAATCATCAATCAGCGCTACAAAGAAGATCCTCTTGATGTCTTCAAGCGTGCGCTTGATAGCGTCAAACCCAAAGTCGAAGTGAAAAGCCGTCGCGTCGGTGGTGCAACCTATCAGGTGCCTGTTGAAGTGCGTTCCGATCGTCGCAACGCTTTAGCCATGCGTTGGCTAACCCAATACAGCCGTCAACGTGGTGAGAAAACCATGATTGAGCGTCTTGCTGCAGAGCTTGTTGAAGCGTCCCAAGGTCGCGGCGGCGCCGTGAAGAAGCGTGAAGATACACACCGTATGGCAGAAGCCAACCGAGCTTTTGCTCACTTTAGGTGGTAG
- a CDS encoding 30S ribosomal protein S12, whose translation MPTINQLVRKGRKKQIDRTDSPALQNCPQKRGVCTRVYTTTPKKPNSALRKVARVRLSNGIEATTYIPGEGHNLQEHSVVLIRGGRVKDLPGVRYHVVRGTLDAAGAEGPSNTNKANRTQGRSKYGVKRPKK comes from the coding sequence ATGCCTACTATTAATCAGTTGGTCCGAAAGGGCCGAAAAAAGCAGATAGACCGCACCGATTCACCGGCGCTTCAGAACTGTCCACAAAAGCGTGGCGTGTGCACACGCGTGTACACCACGACTCCTAAGAAGCCGAACTCGGCGCTGCGTAAGGTCGCTCGTGTGCGTTTATCAAACGGCATCGAAGCCACCACTTACATTCCAGGTGAAGGCCATAACCTTCAAGAGCACAGCGTTGTGTTGATCCGTGGTGGTCGTGTTAAGGACTTACCCGGTGTGCGCTACCACGTGGTGCGCGGCACGCTTGATGCAGCTGGTGCTGAAGGTCCATCGAATACAAACAAGGCGAACCGAACACAGGGTCGCTCTAAGTATGGCGTCAAACGCCCCAAGAAATAA
- a CDS encoding serine protease: MKSQICFFLSTFFVLALFCGCAVQAEQELGVSDGQAIIGGHEAPYHPWMVAIIDAKHGPWHPYYDQICGGALIAESWVITAAHCIERPSEPGTYISVVGAHNLKSLAAMKWSHADRIYLHEDYDPSTSENDIALIHLKQAFRNQVLVPGRVGKNTSATVAGWGMTEYGGYPAILQEVDLDLVSDERCDEIYGALTDVDYFGDVMICNFAHEFQDSCSGDSGGPLFAGDTLVGIVSWGVGCRSSGIYTEVGAYQAWLQSHIPNLPFRD; the protein is encoded by the coding sequence ATGAAGTCTCAAATTTGTTTTTTTCTTAGTACTTTCTTTGTTCTTGCGCTGTTTTGTGGCTGTGCGGTCCAAGCCGAACAGGAACTTGGTGTTAGTGACGGGCAAGCCATTATTGGCGGACATGAAGCACCATACCATCCTTGGATGGTAGCGATCATCGATGCTAAGCATGGTCCCTGGCACCCTTACTACGATCAGATTTGCGGCGGAGCACTTATCGCAGAAAGCTGGGTTATCACCGCAGCACATTGCATCGAACGGCCGTCTGAACCAGGGACTTATATATCGGTGGTAGGCGCGCACAATCTGAAATCACTAGCTGCGATGAAGTGGAGTCATGCGGATCGAATTTACTTGCACGAGGATTATGATCCGTCGACTTCTGAAAACGATATTGCGTTGATTCATCTAAAACAAGCGTTTCGCAACCAGGTTCTGGTCCCAGGAAGAGTCGGCAAAAATACCTCGGCTACGGTTGCAGGTTGGGGGATGACAGAATACGGAGGGTATCCTGCAATACTCCAGGAGGTTGATCTCGACCTCGTTTCCGATGAAAGGTGTGATGAGATTTACGGTGCTCTAACTGACGTCGATTATTTCGGAGATGTTATGATCTGCAACTTTGCTCATGAATTTCAGGACAGTTGCTCAGGAGACAGTGGTGGGCCTTTGTTTGCAGGTGATACGCTTGTCGGAATCGTCAGCTGGGGCGTGGGTTGTCGCTCGAGTGGTATCTACACTGAAGTCGGAGCCTATCAAGCTTGGCTTCAAAGCCATATTCCCAACCTTCCCTTTCGGGATTGA
- a CDS encoding cupin domain-containing protein has product MKISAEALIEKLNLVPLPEEGGYYCESYRAKGFIPAEALPEHGGRRCYGTCIYYLLTPDEFSGLHTVTSDEVFHFYAGDLCEMIQIAQDGTLTEHRLGIDFAAGQRPQVVVQAGVWQGSRLAEGGQWALLGCTVSPGFEFSDFTTASRQELTQRFPQHAARIEQFTH; this is encoded by the coding sequence ATGAAAATCTCTGCCGAGGCGCTGATTGAAAAACTTAATTTAGTACCGCTTCCGGAAGAAGGTGGTTACTACTGTGAAAGCTACAGAGCGAAAGGTTTCATTCCCGCAGAGGCCTTGCCGGAACACGGAGGGCGACGGTGCTATGGAACCTGTATTTACTATCTGCTGACACCGGATGAGTTTTCAGGGCTTCACACCGTCACGTCCGATGAGGTTTTTCACTTCTATGCAGGTGACCTGTGCGAGATGATTCAAATCGCTCAAGATGGGACACTCACAGAACATCGTTTAGGCATCGACTTCGCTGCGGGTCAAAGACCACAGGTGGTTGTGCAAGCGGGCGTTTGGCAAGGAAGTCGCCTTGCAGAAGGCGGTCAGTGGGCCCTACTTGGATGCACGGTAAGCCCTGGTTTTGAGTTTAGTGATTTCACCACGGCAAGTCGTCAAGAATTGACTCAACGTTTTCCCCAACACGCCGCTCGAATCGAACAGTTCACGCATTAA
- a CDS encoding TolC family protein, translated as MNSYRLKLGLLLACHLLFTVNCSGFLLQGEAREANRTVPSRYGHSQGAAKTNAQAGVAAQKHWDAIFFNRDLKALIYAALKNNQELNIRIQEIIIAKSELSSRRGEYLPKVNAVAGSGIEKVGKHTSQGVSDETHGVSENLADFNFGLAASWELDVWGKLRNAAQAADYRYLASIEAKNFLVTELIAEIANSYYDLVALDNQLEVVSRNIKIQENALEVVKLKQQAARATMLAVQKFEAEVLKNQGRKFALEQERVQIENRINFLVGRYPQPIARTANTFMDKKPVAIATGIPSQLLENRPDVRQAILELEAAKLDVQVAKARFLPRLSLEAGVGYESFNAKHLVATPASLIYNLAGNLVAPLLNVAAIKADYRSANARQIQAVINFERTLLKAFTEVSNQLAKIDNYEKRYDRVSKQVKTLEDAIEMSNVLYQSARADYMEVLMTRRDALEAEVDLIETKKQQMQAMVGVYQALGGGWQRKAKTKKAM; from the coding sequence ATGAATAGTTACCGTTTAAAGCTAGGCCTGCTGTTGGCCTGTCATTTGTTATTCACTGTGAACTGCTCCGGTTTTTTGCTTCAAGGTGAGGCACGCGAAGCGAACCGCACCGTGCCAAGTCGTTACGGCCACTCTCAAGGCGCTGCGAAGACGAACGCACAGGCAGGTGTGGCCGCACAGAAACACTGGGATGCGATTTTTTTCAACCGCGATCTTAAAGCACTCATTTACGCCGCTTTAAAAAATAACCAGGAACTTAACATCCGTATTCAGGAAATCATCATTGCGAAAAGCGAGCTTAGCTCGAGACGAGGTGAATACCTTCCGAAAGTGAACGCTGTTGCCGGAAGCGGCATTGAAAAAGTTGGCAAACATACAAGCCAAGGAGTTAGCGACGAAACGCACGGAGTGTCTGAGAACCTAGCAGACTTCAACTTTGGTCTGGCGGCATCGTGGGAGCTCGATGTCTGGGGTAAACTGCGAAACGCTGCACAAGCAGCGGACTACCGTTATCTTGCAAGCATCGAAGCGAAAAACTTCCTGGTCACTGAACTCATCGCCGAGATAGCGAATTCCTATTATGACCTTGTTGCACTTGATAACCAACTTGAAGTCGTGTCGAGAAATATCAAGATTCAGGAGAACGCGCTTGAGGTGGTTAAGCTGAAGCAGCAGGCAGCTCGGGCCACGATGCTGGCCGTTCAAAAATTTGAGGCCGAAGTTCTTAAGAACCAGGGACGTAAGTTCGCATTAGAACAAGAGCGAGTCCAAATTGAAAACCGTATCAACTTTCTGGTGGGTCGCTATCCTCAACCGATTGCACGAACAGCGAATACCTTTATGGACAAAAAGCCTGTTGCCATTGCAACAGGAATTCCCTCACAGTTGCTTGAAAACCGACCTGATGTACGACAGGCCATACTAGAACTCGAGGCGGCAAAGCTTGATGTACAAGTCGCCAAGGCGCGTTTTCTTCCAAGATTAAGTCTAGAAGCTGGCGTTGGTTATGAGTCGTTCAATGCCAAGCATCTTGTAGCAACTCCTGCATCGCTTATATATAATTTGGCGGGCAACCTCGTGGCGCCTTTGTTGAACGTTGCGGCGATAAAAGCGGACTATCGTTCAGCAAATGCAAGGCAAATCCAGGCCGTTATTAACTTCGAACGTACCTTGCTCAAAGCGTTCACTGAAGTGTCTAATCAGTTGGCAAAGATTGATAACTATGAAAAGCGTTATGACCGCGTCTCTAAACAGGTAAAAACTCTAGAAGATGCAATCGAAATGTCGAACGTCCTTTATCAATCGGCGCGTGCAGACTACATGGAAGTGTTGATGACGCGGCGCGATGCCCTGGAAGCAGAAGTCGACTTGATTGAAACGAAGAAACAGCAAATGCAAGCCATGGTCGGCGTCTATCAAGCGCTTGGAGGCGGTTGGCAACGAAAAGCAAAAACCAAAAAAGCAATGTAA
- a CDS encoding alkaline phosphatase family protein, translating to MSYKVHYLYATTMTANGHASLLTGKVPRVHGIYGNKIFDDEKRSSIEIIDGEYYPVLGAPDQHASPERLRVKTVGEMLKQQNPDLKVVSLAWKNRAAVLMAGKKADFVAWFEKGAHPPRFTTSSYYAKHIPDWLVNWNLSHPVSAYMKVWNAQSPKLLERINGPDRRDCEDSRAHMGVTFPHDPNNASDLGEGLELTPFASEYVIDLARKTVQEFSLGTDDSVDLLQISISGTDVIGHAYGVESWEYFDNLIRVDRMLGELVDWLKSRTTVSLMITSDHGSIPFSKQKRAFVDQKALGASLDAHLDKKFGNADWVELVEHPYIYLDRKLQAKYDWNAVLNESVSFLNEVPQIDSAYNLNELTKRPIPEMEPSRSIWLGTIDSSRVDLYFIPGAYVIPSKSDASTHGTAWDYDREVPLLIWETTAARSSNPMSFNESHVASELRRLLSIVESD from the coding sequence TTGAGTTACAAAGTACACTACTTGTATGCCACCACCATGACGGCAAACGGTCACGCGTCTTTATTAACGGGAAAAGTCCCTCGTGTGCATGGTATCTATGGCAATAAGATATTTGACGACGAGAAGAGATCAAGTATCGAGATCATCGATGGCGAATACTATCCTGTTTTAGGAGCTCCAGATCAGCATGCAAGCCCAGAACGACTGCGCGTCAAGACTGTCGGAGAGATGTTAAAACAACAAAACCCGGATCTGAAGGTAGTCTCGCTTGCATGGAAAAATCGCGCCGCTGTGCTTATGGCTGGCAAAAAAGCAGATTTCGTAGCGTGGTTTGAGAAAGGCGCACATCCTCCGAGGTTTACGACTTCAAGTTATTACGCAAAGCACATCCCCGATTGGCTGGTGAATTGGAACCTTAGTCATCCGGTGAGTGCGTATATGAAAGTTTGGAATGCCCAAAGTCCGAAACTTCTTGAAAGGATTAATGGTCCAGATAGACGCGACTGCGAGGACAGTCGCGCCCACATGGGGGTAACTTTTCCGCACGATCCCAACAACGCTTCAGATCTTGGCGAAGGACTAGAGCTAACACCATTTGCCTCTGAATATGTGATTGATTTGGCAAGAAAAACAGTGCAGGAATTTTCTTTGGGCACAGACGATTCGGTGGATCTTTTGCAGATATCGATCTCGGGTACAGACGTTATTGGTCATGCTTATGGTGTCGAGTCTTGGGAATATTTCGATAACTTAATCAGAGTCGACCGCATGCTTGGTGAATTGGTCGACTGGTTGAAGTCGCGGACAACAGTCTCGTTAATGATTACCTCCGATCACGGTTCGATTCCCTTTTCGAAGCAAAAAAGAGCGTTTGTTGATCAGAAAGCGCTCGGTGCGTCACTAGATGCACATCTTGACAAGAAATTCGGAAATGCAGATTGGGTGGAATTAGTGGAGCATCCGTATATCTATCTGGATCGCAAGCTTCAGGCCAAGTATGACTGGAATGCCGTGCTGAACGAGTCCGTTTCTTTTTTGAACGAAGTGCCTCAAATCGATTCAGCTTATAACCTCAACGAACTCACAAAGCGTCCTATCCCCGAAATGGAGCCTTCCCGTAGCATATGGCTTGGGACCATCGATTCCTCACGAGTCGATTTGTATTTTATCCCAGGCGCTTATGTCATTCCTAGCAAGAGCGATGCAAGCACTCATGGCACAGCTTGGGACTACGATCGAGAAGTCCCTTTGCTTATCTGGGAGACAACTGCTGCGCGGTCTAGCAACCCGATGAGTTTCAACGAGTCCCATGTTGCATCAGAGCTTCGACGATTGCTGTCTATTGTTGAATCCGACTGA
- a CDS encoding pyridoxal-phosphate dependent enzyme: MTPDSVEKAQGLLKGIVHRTPVMTCSHMDKRSGSKVFFKCENLQRIGAFKIRGAYHAIATHCSRNPPVGVVAHSSGNHAQGVALAAALCSVPAVIVMPKDASAAKVTATRGYGAEVVFCDPAERSVVAEHIAQKQGYLMVHPYDDELVIAGQGTAALELWEQAGAFDAVVVPVGGGGLISGTALALAHRGASVVGIEPSIAADAGESWRKGSVQHLQQVPTTMADGLRSLAIGEQNLAVMKKLVTDMQTVEEEAIQEAMFFVWSRMKLVIEPSAAVAVAAVLAGRFRNQRVGVILSGGNVDCPSMS; encoded by the coding sequence ATGACGCCGGATTCTGTAGAAAAAGCGCAAGGTTTGCTCAAAGGCATTGTCCACCGCACGCCGGTAATGACTTGCAGCCACATGGATAAACGTTCGGGTTCAAAGGTGTTTTTTAAGTGCGAGAACCTCCAGCGTATTGGTGCGTTCAAGATTCGAGGTGCTTATCACGCGATCGCAACACATTGCAGCCGTAATCCTCCGGTGGGTGTTGTGGCGCATTCAAGTGGTAACCACGCGCAAGGCGTCGCGTTGGCAGCCGCATTGTGCTCAGTCCCAGCGGTGATTGTTATGCCAAAGGATGCAAGTGCTGCGAAGGTTACAGCAACACGTGGATATGGCGCAGAGGTCGTTTTTTGTGATCCCGCCGAACGTTCAGTCGTCGCAGAACACATCGCGCAGAAGCAGGGGTATTTGATGGTGCATCCCTATGATGACGAGCTTGTTATCGCGGGACAGGGAACTGCAGCCTTGGAGTTGTGGGAGCAAGCGGGAGCATTCGATGCGGTAGTGGTTCCGGTGGGGGGAGGGGGATTGATTTCCGGGACAGCGCTTGCGCTCGCGCATCGGGGAGCTTCTGTCGTTGGGATCGAACCAAGCATTGCTGCTGATGCCGGGGAGTCCTGGCGCAAAGGCAGCGTGCAACACTTGCAACAGGTCCCTACGACCATGGCTGATGGTCTACGTTCACTGGCGATTGGCGAGCAGAACCTTGCCGTGATGAAAAAACTTGTAACCGATATGCAAACGGTTGAGGAAGAAGCGATTCAAGAGGCCATGTTTTTTGTGTGGTCACGCATGAAACTTGTCATTGAGCCAAGCGCAGCAGTTGCCGTTGCTGCGGTACTGGCCGGCCGATTCCGCAATCAACGTGTTGGTGTGATTCTAAGCGGAGGAAACGTAGACTGTCCTTCTATGTCTTAG